The Siansivirga zeaxanthinifaciens CC-SAMT-1 region CGGATACAGCTACAGCTTTTAAACCTCCAAATATAGCATATATACTACCAATCAAACCAATAGCCCAAACGGTTATCCAAAGTGTTGTTACAGGACCTGTTCCTAACATTTCTGGAACATCAAACATGGTATTAATTGCTAACGCACCAGAATATAAAACGGTTGGTAACATGGATATGGCATATCCCAATAAAAACAATAAGGATACTATGGTTTTAGTACTTTTATCGTAACGTCTTTCTAAAAATTGTGGAATCGTAGCTATACCCCCTTTTAAATACTTTGGAAGCAATACAAATGCCGTAAAAACCATGGCGATTGCAGCAATAACCTCGTAAGCCATAATTGGAATACCATCTCTAAACGATACGCCATTCATACCTACAATTTGTTCTGTAGATAAATTTGTTAAAAGTAAAGAACCTGCTATTACAGGACCAGTAAGACTTCTACCTCCAAGAAAATAACCGTCAGACGAATTCTCATCTGTTTTTCTTGTAGACCACCATGCAATAACTGCAACTAGTAAAGTAAAAGCAACGAAAGATAAAATACTCATAATTTATTTAATTTAAGTTTAAAATTTAGTTTAAATTGGTTTTAGCATCTTTGTCCGAAACAGAATTATTTAAAATGTTTACAGGCGTAATGTTTATTTTTAATGCCACTTTTAATTTAGTTGCATCTTGATTTATTTATAATATTACAAGCCATTATGGAACTTCCTCGCAATAGCTTGTTTATATCTTTTATAGGTTTTAACGTTAAGTTATATAAATTCATACTTTTTTTTAAACGAACTCATCATGGTGTTCATCATTATTTCCATATCGAAATAAACACCTCCATTCATCACAACATAAGCTTGTAAGCATAATCATATTCAGCCTTTGTTAGTTTAATGGGGAAATTTAAAACATCTGCCATAACTTGCATAATAAATAATGATTTTTTTTTCAATTCTTCGTAATACAATAGCATCTTATAAAGGAACATGATTAATAATAACACGATTGGCTGTTTTTTTTACTCTTAAACCAAAAAGCTTTCATTTATAAACTAAAAAACTTTTGGCTATTTACATTCTAAATCAATTAAAGAAATACCGCCTTTTAGATTCTTATTTTCGTTTGTTGTTCTTTTTCTATTTATCCAATTTCAAGCTAGTTCATTAGAGGTGTTTTTAGGCACTATTAAAACTGCAAGACTTAATTTTAGTAAAACATTAATAATAGATTTTCCAAGTAACTAAGCTTTTAGTTCTTAACTTTTAAAGTTTAATTTCGCATAAGTTAGATTTATAGCAAATAAGTTAAACGTAAGTACAGTAGCAAATATTACAGGTTAAAGTAAAAATGACTACAATTAAGAAATAAGGCGTGGTTTTCTAATTTTATATTTGCCTACTTAATTAGATTCTATGCTATTGAACACAACACAAGTGAAATATTTAAAAACATACAGATTTAATTATGCGCTAAAAACCTTAAAAAATTAAATGGAAACTGACGGAATTTACTTTTGAAGGCTCAAAACCCTACTCTAAACCCGCATAATAATGTACGACATAATAATTTTCAATTCATAGCAATAATTAAAATTAAGGCTATTTCGAAATCTAAGCCAAAATTTATTCTAATGGTATTACTTCGTATTAATGAAGTTACTAATTTATGTATCGTTTTTTAATTTATTGAAATTCCATATGAATGATACAAAACATTTAGCATAAGTGTTATCTGTAAACTCATGAAATTTAAAACAAAAAAAACAACTGTAAAAAGTTGTTTTTTTTTGTTTTATCATAAATTAAAATTTTGCTTTAATTTATATAAATCTTCATCGAATCGATAGTAATAAGCTCCTTTTCTAGACTCAGACATGTCTTTTTCTTCTAACTTAACCAAATATTCCATCTGCGCTACTTTGCGACGAAAATTACGTTTATCGATAGGTTCATTTAATATACCCTCATACAATGATTGTAGTTGTGGTAATGTAAATTTTTGGGGTAATAAATTAAAAGCAATTGGAAAATTTCTAACCCTACGTCTTAATCTACTAATTGCACAATCTACCATATCATTATGATCGAAAACCATTTCTGGTAAATCATCAATAGGAAACCAATTAGCATCGTGTTGATTAATCTTTTCTTCGCAATACTTAGATTTTAGAACCATAGCACTGTAGGTAATGGAAACTACATGTCCAGACGGATCTCTTTTTGCGTTTCCGAAGGCCTTTACCTGTTCCATATAAATATTTTCTAAACCAGATAAATCATATAGAATTCTATTGGCGGCATTGTCTAAATCTTCATTTTTTCCAACAAAACTACCAATAAGAGACCATTTTCCTATTTCGGGCTCAAACCCCCGACGTATTAACAATAATTCTAATTTGTTATTATTAAAACCAAAAATTATACAGTCTACTGCTAATTTTATTTGTTGTAATTCCCGATATTCTTTGTGATATATTGACATATTTACAAATACTCTAAACTCAACAAATAATTAATTAAGACTACTTATTTCCTTTTTGATAATCTAATAAAAATTGAGCTAAACCACTATCAGTTAACGGGTGTTTTAATAACCCTTTAATAGCTGATAATGGGCCTGTCATAACATCTGAACCTAATTTAGCACAATCAATAATATGCATGGTATGACGCACTGATGCAGCTAAAATTTGCGTTTGAAAACCGTAGTTATCATATATCATTCTAATTTCAGAAATTAAATTTAAACCA contains the following coding sequences:
- a CDS encoding NUDIX hydrolase; protein product: MSIYHKEYRELQQIKLAVDCIIFGFNNNKLELLLIRRGFEPEIGKWSLIGSFVGKNEDLDNAANRILYDLSGLENIYMEQVKAFGNAKRDPSGHVVSITYSAMVLKSKYCEEKINQHDANWFPIDDLPEMVFDHNDMVDCAISRLRRRVRNFPIAFNLLPQKFTLPQLQSLYEGILNEPIDKRNFRRKVAQMEYLVKLEEKDMSESRKGAYYYRFDEDLYKLKQNFNL